Below is a genomic region from Enterobacter hormaechei subsp. xiangfangensis.
GGACACCACCATCGTCAACGTGGCGCTGCCCCACGTCGCGGGGTCGCTCTCGGCCAGCTATGACGAATCCACCTGGGTGCTCACCAGCTACCTGGTGGCGAACGGCATCGTGCTGCCGATTTCGGCCTTTCTCAGCCGCCTGTTTGGCCGCAAACAGTTCTTCCTGATCTGCATTGTGATGTTCACCATCTGCTCGTTCCTGTGCGGTATCGCCACCGAGCTATGGCAAATCATCCTGTTCCGCGTGATGCAGGGGTTCTTTGGCGGCGGGTTGCAGCCTACCCAGCAGTCGGTGCTACTCGACTACTTTAAGCCGGAGGACAGGGGCAAAGCCTTTGGCCTTTCATCCATTGCCATTATCGTCGCGCCGGTACTCGGCCCCACGCTGGGGGGCTGGATCACCGATAACTACTCCTGGCGCTGGGTGTTCTTTATCAATATCCCGGTAGGGATTGTGACGGTGCTGGCCATCTATCAGCTGCTGGAAGATCCGCCGTGGGAGAAAAAGTCGGAAGAGAAGCTCACCGTCGACTGGACGGGGATCGGCCTGATCGCCCTCGGTCTTGGCTGTTTGCAGGTGATGCTCGACCGGGGCGAAGATGATGACTGGTTTTATTCGAACTTTATCCGCACCTTCGCAGTACTGACGCTGGTCGGTATTATCGGCGCGATCTACTGGCTGATGTATGCCAGAAAGCCGGTGGTGGATCTGCACTGTATGAAGGACCGCAACTTTGCGATCTCCAGCCTGCTGATGGCGGGGATGGCGATGATCCTGTACGGCAGTTCGGTGGTTATTCCTCAGCTGGCGCAGCAGGATTTGGGCTATACCGCCACCTGGTCCGGGCTGGTGCTCTCGCCCGGCGCGGTGCTGATTGTGCTGACCATCCCGCTGGTGCTGAAGCTAATGCCGGTGGTGCAGACGCGCTGGATCATCGCCTTCGGCTTTACCTGCCTGGCGGTGTCGTTCTTCTGGTCCCGCACGCTGACGCCGGATATCGATTTCGAAACGCTGGTGCTGTTCCGCAGCGCCCAGTCGATTGGACTGGGGTTCCTGTTTGTGCCTCTGACCACCATCGCCTTTATCTCGATCCCGAGGCGGCTTAACGCCGACGCGGCGGCGCTGTTTACCATGTTCCGCAACGTGGCCGGCTCGATTGGGATTTCGCTCTCGACGGCGGCGATCACCGAGCGCTCGCAGGCGCACAGCGCGCATCTGGCCTACCACGCTTCGCCGTTTAATGAGCAGTTCCAGCTGGCGATACGCGAAAGCGCCCAGGCGATCCAGAACTTCACCACTCAGGTGGGCGATCCGACCGGCATTGCCACCGGGCGGATGTACCAGACGATGATCGAGCAGTCGCGCTTTCTGGCCTACATCGACGTCTTCACCATTCTGAGCGCGGTGGCCTTATTACTGATTCCGTTTTGTTTGTTGCTCTCGCCGGTTAAGAGCGAGGGGAGTGCAGGAGCACACTGATGATACACAGACGTTTACACCCCCTGATGATAATGATGCTGCTGGTGGGTTGCGCCGTCGGGCCGGACTACCAACAGCCTGCACCGCTCGCCACCACGCACTGGAACGATAAGGGCGACAGCGCGGTGAAATCGCAAACTTCCTCCGCCGCCACTAACCCGCGCTGGTGGAAAACCTTCGGCTCGCCGCAGCTCGACAGCCTGATTGAACGCGCCATCGCCGGAAATCTGACGCTACAGCAAACCGTATTACGCATTGCCGGGGCGCGCGAACAGATTAACCAGGCCGGCGGGGCGTTTTTCCCGTCGGTGAATGGCAATGTGCAGGCGACGCGCCAGCAGCTTGGGCTGGAAGGGGAGCTAAAATCCCACGGTGTGTACGACCAGTTGAATAATGTCGATCCTGAACTGCGGGGCGCGTTAGGCCCGCTGACGCAGCCGATTAACCTCTATCAGGGCAGCTTCGACGCCCAGTGGGAAATCGACCTGTGGGGCAAGGTGCGCCGTCAGGTAGAAGCGGCCGAGGCGCAGCAGCGGGCAGCGATCGAGCAGCGTAACGATGCGCTGGTCTCGCTGGAAGCCGAAGTGGCGCGGGCGTGGCTACAGCTGCGTGGAGCGCAGAGCATCATTGCCACGCTTAATACGCAAATTGAAAGCGCACAGCAGACGCTGGATCTGACCGAAAGCCGCCAGCGGGGCGGGCTGTCGCCGCAGATGGACGTGGAGAACGCCCGGGCGCAGCTGGGCAATCTTGAAGCTCAGTTGCCGCAGTATCAGGCGCAGGAACGCCAGGCGATGAACGGGCTGGCGATCCTCCTTGGCAAACCGCCGGGGGCGCTGGATGCCGAACTGCAATCCGTGCAGCCGATGCCTGCCTTGCCGGATATTGTGCAGACCGGTATTCCGTCCACCCTGGCGCGCCGTCGCCCGGACGTGCGCGAAGCGGAGGCGAATCTCCATGCCGCCACGGCGCAGATTGGCGTCTCGGTGGCAGAGCTGTTCCCGAGCTTTACCCTCTCCGGGCAGTTTGGCTTGCGCAACAGCGAATCCAACTGGCTAACCGACTGGAGCAGCCACTTCTACAGCTTTGGCCCGCAGGTTTCCATACCGATTTTCCAGGGCGGTCGGCTGGTCTCCAGCGTTAAGGTGGCGCGCGCGCAGCAGGGGGCGGCGGTGCTGGACTATCGTCAGACGGTGCTGACGGCGCTCGGCGACGTTGAAAACGCGCTGGTGAGCTATCGCACCGACCAGCAGCGTGAAGCGGGCCTGGCGAAAACCATCGACGCGCTGCAAAACGCCTTTGATCTCGCCAGCGACAGCTACCGGCAGGGGATCGCCAGCTTTATTGATGTGCTGGACGCCCAGCGTCAGCTCGCTCAGGCCGAACAGCAGCGGGCGCAGGCGCAGGTGCAGAGCGCGCTTGATCTGGTGGCGCTCTACAAAGCCCTCGGCGGCGGCTGGGAGCCATATCAGCAGGTGCGGCTGCCAGACTACAGCGTCTTTGGCGACGCCCCGCGCGGATAATCTTTTAACAGCGATGACTCTGGCCGGATCCGCGCAGCGAATCCGGCCTTTTTATTGGGCGCGAAAGTAATATTTTGGCCGGACAAATTTAAGCATTATTTAACCAACATCAGGTTAATGACTGGCACAATAATTCCGTTCTTACTTACTTAAGGGAACTAAGAATGAGTTGGAATAAAGATGTTGCTGTTTCGTATCTCCGTTCACACGCGCTGAGGCACTCTTATAGTGAATGTGCTAAGTTTACCCGTCTGGCGATTCTGGCTGGAAGTGTTAAGGTGCCTAATACAGATTATGCAAAAGATTATGGGGCGGAATTATTACGTGCTGGATTCCGTGAGCTGCCGCCCGGTTCGACTTTAATAGCTGGCGATGTGGCTGTGATACAGCCATATCCCGGAGGAAACGGCATAGGTCACATGACTATGTATGACGGCACGCAGTGGATTTCTGATTTTGTTCAAAAAAGCATGTATCCGGGGCCTTGGTACCGCAAAATGCAACCATCATTTAAAATTTACAGGATGCATTGATGAAAAGGATATTTTTATCAGTCGCTATGTTGCTGGTGGGATGTAGTTCTGCTGCCAGTCAAGATCAGAGTGCGAAAGATACTACCGAATCATTTTATAAATCCTATCTTTGTGCATTCGGCAGTAATGAAGCCAGGCCCTATCCTGCCGACGAACTGCGTAAATATGTTTCTGCTGATACTATTGCTCGCATTGGTGCTATTAAGGAAATCCCGGAACAAGAATTAATAGAGTCTGACTATTTTACGTATACCCAGGATTACGCCCGCGAATGGATACCTGCGTTACGGGTGGAAAACGCAAGGCCATTTTTAAACGGGGAAGTAGTCCAGGTGATGGAAGGGGCAGGTGGCGGGAGGAGCATTCACCTTGAAGTATTTCTTCGTCGTGAAGATGATGCATGGAAAATCTACCGCGTTCGTGACTTAACGAACAATCACGAGCATCCCATATTCAATGCCGGAGCAATTGCCCAGGCAAAAATTGCAGCCGAAAGCGGGCTTTAAACGTTAAACAGGAACTTAGCCTCGGCAACTGCCGGGGCTTTTTATTTCCATCAACCTCACAAAAAACGATCCACACCTTTGATCGATATTTCATCTTCGCCTATATGACTAGTCATGAAATTTAAATGACTAGTCATAAAGGGAGCAACCATGAACAAATCACTGCCAGCCAACTTTTTATGGGGCAACTCGGTATCCAGCATGCAGACGGAAGGGGCCTGGAATGAGGGCGGAAAGGGGATGTCGGTCTACGACATCCGCGAGGCGGGAGAAAACATCTCCGACTGGAAAGTTGCCACGGATTCCTACCACCGGTACCGGGAAGATTTCGACCTGATGCAGGATCTGGGCATGAACTGCTACCGCTTCCAGATCTCCTGGAGCCGCATCTGCCCGCAGGGTGACGGCGAGTTCAACGACGAGGGCATCGCCTTTTACGACCGCTTTATTGACGATTTGCTCGCCCGCGGTATCGAGCCGATGGTCTGTCTCTACCACTTCGATATGCCGCTGGCGCTGGCGCAGGAGTACAACGGCTTCAACGATCGCCGCGTGGTGGACGCCTTTATCCGCTACGGCAAAAAGATGATCGACTGCTTCGGTGACCGGGTGAAGTACTGGCTGACCTTCAACGAGCAGAACATTTTCCATATGCCGGAAGCTTTTCGCATTTCCGGTTACATGAAAGGTGAGCAAACCCTGCGCGAGCTGTATGAGCTTCAGCACCATGCGATGGTGGCGCACATGACTCTGACCGAATACCTGCACCAGACTAAGCCGGGCAAGCTGATGGGCGGCATGCTGGCGCACCAGCTGATTTATCCGGCCACCTGCAAACCGCGCGATATCTTCTGCGCCCAGCAGTACGACGAATTCCTCAACCAGAACCTGCTGCGCGTCTTCGCGGGCCAGGGCTACAGCCCGGCGGTAATGGCGGTGGTGGAGCAGGAGGGCTTCGGCGATATCTACCGCGCAGACGATCTCGCGCTGTTTGCGCGCACGAAGAACGACTTTATGGCCTTCAGCTACTACGCCAGCAAAACGCTGGACAGCGATGCCATCCCGGAAGGCACGCCGGTTAACTATTACCTGCTGCACGGCGAGAAAAACAATCCGTACCTGAAGGCCACCGAGTGGAACTGGCAGATCGATCCGCTGGGCTTTCGCACCATCATCACCCGCTACGCCAACGACTGGCGGATGCCGGTATTCCCGATTGAGAACGGTATTGGGGTGATTGAGTCCTGGGATGGCGTGAATCCGATTGAGGACACCTACCGCATCGACTACCACCGGGCGCACATCGAGGCGATGAAAGCGGCAATATTCGAGGATGGGGCAGAGGTGATGGGCTATCT
It encodes:
- a CDS encoding DHA2 family efflux MFS transporter permease subunit, yielding MTDHSHDNWKPASNPWAVAIVVTLAVFMEILDTTIVNVALPHVAGSLSASYDESTWVLTSYLVANGIVLPISAFLSRLFGRKQFFLICIVMFTICSFLCGIATELWQIILFRVMQGFFGGGLQPTQQSVLLDYFKPEDRGKAFGLSSIAIIVAPVLGPTLGGWITDNYSWRWVFFINIPVGIVTVLAIYQLLEDPPWEKKSEEKLTVDWTGIGLIALGLGCLQVMLDRGEDDDWFYSNFIRTFAVLTLVGIIGAIYWLMYARKPVVDLHCMKDRNFAISSLLMAGMAMILYGSSVVIPQLAQQDLGYTATWSGLVLSPGAVLIVLTIPLVLKLMPVVQTRWIIAFGFTCLAVSFFWSRTLTPDIDFETLVLFRSAQSIGLGFLFVPLTTIAFISIPRRLNADAAALFTMFRNVAGSIGISLSTAAITERSQAHSAHLAYHASPFNEQFQLAIRESAQAIQNFTTQVGDPTGIATGRMYQTMIEQSRFLAYIDVFTILSAVALLLIPFCLLLSPVKSEGSAGAH
- a CDS encoding efflux transporter outer membrane subunit; this translates as MIHRRLHPLMIMMLLVGCAVGPDYQQPAPLATTHWNDKGDSAVKSQTSSAATNPRWWKTFGSPQLDSLIERAIAGNLTLQQTVLRIAGAREQINQAGGAFFPSVNGNVQATRQQLGLEGELKSHGVYDQLNNVDPELRGALGPLTQPINLYQGSFDAQWEIDLWGKVRRQVEAAEAQQRAAIEQRNDALVSLEAEVARAWLQLRGAQSIIATLNTQIESAQQTLDLTESRQRGGLSPQMDVENARAQLGNLEAQLPQYQAQERQAMNGLAILLGKPPGALDAELQSVQPMPALPDIVQTGIPSTLARRRPDVREAEANLHAATAQIGVSVAELFPSFTLSGQFGLRNSESNWLTDWSSHFYSFGPQVSIPIFQGGRLVSSVKVARAQQGAAVLDYRQTVLTALGDVENALVSYRTDQQREAGLAKTIDALQNAFDLASDSYRQGIASFIDVLDAQRQLAQAEQQRAQAQVQSALDLVALYKALGGGWEPYQQVRLPDYSVFGDAPRG
- a CDS encoding YbjP/YqhG family protein, which codes for MKRIFLSVAMLLVGCSSAASQDQSAKDTTESFYKSYLCAFGSNEARPYPADELRKYVSADTIARIGAIKEIPEQELIESDYFTYTQDYAREWIPALRVENARPFLNGEVVQVMEGAGGGRSIHLEVFLRREDDAWKIYRVRDLTNNHEHPIFNAGAIAQAKIAAESGL
- a CDS encoding glycoside hydrolase family 1 protein is translated as MNKSLPANFLWGNSVSSMQTEGAWNEGGKGMSVYDIREAGENISDWKVATDSYHRYREDFDLMQDLGMNCYRFQISWSRICPQGDGEFNDEGIAFYDRFIDDLLARGIEPMVCLYHFDMPLALAQEYNGFNDRRVVDAFIRYGKKMIDCFGDRVKYWLTFNEQNIFHMPEAFRISGYMKGEQTLRELYELQHHAMVAHMTLTEYLHQTKPGKLMGGMLAHQLIYPATCKPRDIFCAQQYDEFLNQNLLRVFAGQGYSPAVMAVVEQEGFGDIYRADDLALFARTKNDFMAFSYYASKTLDSDAIPEGTPVNYYLLHGEKNNPYLKATEWNWQIDPLGFRTIITRYANDWRMPVFPIENGIGVIESWDGVNPIEDTYRIDYHRAHIEAMKAAIFEDGAEVMGYLGWGLIDILSSQGDMRKRYGVVYVNRENHDLKDLKRVPKKSYAWLKQVIHTNGREM